The window CGCATGGCACCGCACCACCCCGAGGACGTCGGCGTGAAGGCCGCGAAGACGCCCCGCCGTGCCGTCGCCGCCGCCGACCGCACCCGTCAGCCCACCGAGGTCCGCCGCCGGCTCATCGTGGAGGCCGCCGTCCCGCTCATCGCCGAGCGCGGATACGCGTCGGTGGGGGTGCGGGACGTCGCCGCCGCGGCCGGGGTGTCGGTGGGCACGGTCACGTACCACTTCGGCAGTGTGCAGGAGATCCTCTCCGAGGCGATGGTGCTGCACATCGAGCGCTACTACGCGGCGCTGAACGAGGCCGCCGAGCAGGCGGCGGGCAGCGGTGAGGCGCTGCGGCTGCTGATCGACGCGCTGTTCACGGAGGACACCGACCGGCACTGGCGCATGTGGTTCGACTACTGGAGCGCGGGCGACCGCGACCAGGACCCCGAGCAGGCCTTCGCGAGCGGCCAGGCCAAGCGGTACGAGGACTGGCACAG is drawn from Streptomyces liliifuscus and contains these coding sequences:
- a CDS encoding TetR/AcrR family transcriptional regulator, with product MAPHHPEDVGVKAAKTPRRAVAAADRTRQPTEVRRRLIVEAAVPLIAERGYASVGVRDVAAAAGVSVGTVTYHFGSVQEILSEAMVLHIERYYAALNEAAEQAAGSGEALRLLIDALFTEDTDRHWRMWFDYWSAGDRDQDPEQAFASGQAKRYEDWHSQIRALVERGVADGEFACEDPAGFTVRFAALSDGLALQRLRQSPELSTEDARRHLYRLVESELRTGGQ